One segment of Halococcus salsus DNA contains the following:
- a CDS encoding aryl-sulfate sulfotransferase, translating to MAGLPPRRWLVRGLLSAVLVVLVAFSGVATLTYDEPTLRAGVTNVTPESETVISSQGWHTQGISLSNRPAQLVSVDRSGAVSWIYNGTENTTNWFYDVDPLPNGNLLVVNPVENETVVYEFDPKTEERVWTERFDSPDVHDIDLINGDELLVAGINYDTGETSNDSVFVYNRTTENVTWRWRFANHYPDGAGPGIDAKDWTHVNDVDEIRDGEFLVSVRNMDQVIAVNRSTKEIEMRLGADGDHSVLYEQHNPTYLESENGTPTILVADSENDRIVEYERTGGPAGNGTWERTWTLTGDLNWPRDADRLSNGNTLVVDSMNNRVIEVTPSGQVVWEMHAPWATYDAERVAQGDEAGGPTMTDQNATGNATLHGGSHPGNDLPSVPAVVGGVAGVTPVSAELTELATRWKHVAPWLKPVWLPTWAFSVLGVGLLVALVWALGEGVYQRHRIRRRVGRSVGRVRDRLS from the coding sequence ATGGCCGGCCTTCCACCACGTCGTTGGCTCGTCAGGGGGCTGCTGTCGGCGGTCCTCGTCGTGCTGGTCGCGTTCAGCGGCGTGGCGACGCTCACGTACGACGAGCCGACGCTGCGGGCCGGCGTCACGAACGTCACCCCGGAGAGCGAGACGGTGATATCGAGCCAGGGCTGGCACACCCAGGGTATCTCGCTGTCGAACCGCCCGGCGCAACTCGTCTCGGTCGACCGATCCGGGGCGGTGAGCTGGATCTACAACGGGACCGAGAACACCACGAACTGGTTCTACGACGTCGACCCGCTCCCGAACGGCAACCTGCTCGTCGTGAACCCGGTCGAGAACGAGACGGTCGTCTACGAGTTCGACCCGAAGACCGAAGAACGGGTCTGGACCGAGCGGTTCGACAGCCCCGACGTCCACGACATCGACCTGATCAACGGCGACGAGCTCCTCGTCGCGGGCATCAACTACGACACCGGCGAGACCAGCAACGACAGCGTCTTCGTCTACAACCGGACCACCGAGAACGTGACCTGGCGCTGGCGGTTCGCGAACCACTACCCGGACGGGGCCGGCCCGGGGATCGACGCGAAGGACTGGACCCACGTCAACGACGTCGACGAGATCCGGGACGGCGAGTTCCTGGTCTCGGTCCGGAACATGGACCAGGTGATCGCGGTCAACCGCTCGACGAAGGAGATCGAGATGCGGCTCGGGGCGGACGGCGACCACTCGGTCCTCTACGAACAGCACAACCCCACCTACCTCGAGAGCGAGAACGGTACACCCACGATCCTCGTGGCCGACTCCGAGAACGACCGGATCGTGGAGTACGAACGGACCGGCGGCCCGGCGGGCAACGGCACCTGGGAGCGGACCTGGACGCTCACGGGCGACCTCAACTGGCCGCGCGACGCCGACCGGCTTTCCAATGGGAACACCCTCGTCGTCGACTCGATGAACAACCGGGTGATCGAGGTCACACCCTCGGGCCAAGTCGTCTGGGAGATGCACGCGCCGTGGGCGACCTACGACGCCGAGCGCGTGGCCCAAGGCGACGAGGCCGGCGGGCCGACGATGACGGACCAGAACGCGACCGGCAACGCCACGCTCCACGGCGGGAGCCACCCCGGAAACGACCTTCCGTCCGTGCCGGCCGTCGTCGGCGGGGTGGCCGGCGTGACGCCGGTGTCCGCCGAACTCACCGAGCTCGCGACGCGCTGGAAACACGTCGCGCCGTGGCTCAAACCCGTCTGGCTTCCGACCTGGGCCTTCTCGGTTCTCGGGGTCGGGCTCCTCGTCGCGCTCGTCTGGGCGCTCGGCGAGGGGGTCTACCAGCGCCATCGGATCCGGCGACGGGTGGGGCGGTCGGTCGGCCGGGTTCGAGATCGGCTGTCGTGA